The following are encoded together in the Microbacterium hatanonis genome:
- the thrC gene encoding threonine synthase translates to MAHLWRGVLREYADRLGVTDASTVVTLGEGGTPLLPAPALSRRTGADVWVKFEGMNPTGSFKDRGMTVALSRAVEHGAKAVICASTGNTSASAAAYAAHAGITAAVLVPEGKIAMGKLSQAVAHDGRLIQVRGNFDDCLEIARELAEHYPVHLVNSVNPDRIEGQKTAAYEVVEVLGDAPDFHFIPVGNAGNYTAYSRGYREEADRGVAHRVPRMFGFQAAGSAPLVRGEVVKNPDTIASAIRIGNPASWDLALQAREATDGYFGAIDDERILAAQKILSGEVGIFVEPASAISVAGLLERAEAGVIPAGSRVVLTVTGHGLKDPQWALRQPDGSQVEPTVVDAATSEVASVLGLVSEASA, encoded by the coding sequence ATGGCACACCTCTGGCGCGGAGTCCTCCGCGAATACGCCGACCGACTGGGCGTCACCGACGCCTCGACCGTCGTCACGCTCGGCGAGGGCGGCACGCCGCTGCTCCCCGCCCCCGCACTGTCGCGCCGCACCGGCGCCGACGTGTGGGTGAAGTTCGAGGGCATGAACCCGACCGGGTCGTTCAAGGACCGCGGCATGACGGTCGCGCTCTCCCGTGCCGTCGAGCACGGCGCGAAGGCGGTCATCTGCGCCTCGACCGGCAACACGTCGGCCTCGGCCGCCGCCTACGCCGCGCACGCCGGCATCACCGCGGCCGTGCTCGTGCCCGAGGGCAAGATCGCGATGGGCAAGCTCAGCCAGGCCGTCGCGCACGACGGCCGTCTGATCCAGGTGCGCGGCAACTTCGACGACTGCCTCGAGATCGCGCGCGAGCTCGCCGAGCACTACCCGGTGCACCTGGTGAACTCGGTCAACCCCGACCGTATCGAGGGCCAGAAGACGGCGGCGTACGAGGTCGTCGAGGTGCTCGGCGATGCTCCCGACTTCCACTTCATCCCGGTCGGCAACGCCGGCAACTACACCGCATACTCCCGCGGATACCGCGAGGAGGCCGACCGCGGGGTCGCCCACCGCGTGCCCCGCATGTTCGGCTTCCAGGCCGCCGGTTCCGCGCCGCTCGTCCGCGGCGAGGTCGTGAAGAACCCCGACACGATCGCCAGCGCGATCCGCATCGGCAACCCCGCATCGTGGGATCTCGCCCTGCAGGCGCGCGAGGCGACCGACGGCTACTTCGGAGCCATCGACGACGAGCGCATCCTCGCGGCGCAGAAGATCCTCTCGGGCGAGGTCGGCATCTTCGTCGAGCCCGCCTCCGCGATCAGCGTCGCCGGGCTCCTCGAGCGCGCCGAGGCCGGCGTCATCCCCGCGGGCTCCCGCGTGGTGCTCACGGTCACGGGCCACGGTCTGAAGGACCCCCAGTGGGCACTCCGTCAGCCCGACGGATCGCAGGTCGAGCCCACGGTCGTCGACGCCGCCACCTCGGAGGTCGCATCGGTGCTCGGGCTCGTCTCCGAGGCGTCGGCGTGA
- the thrB gene encoding homoserine kinase, protein MSRSVVVRVPATSANLGPGFDTLGLALSVYDELVVTQLDTAAVEIVVSGEGAASVPLDASHLVVRSMAHAYAAVGRTLPGVRLEAVNVIPHGRGMGSSGAAVVSGLLAAKGLLAGEVELSDETLLRLATELEGHPDNVAPALFGGLTIAWMDAASPQHKQLIVHRGVSPLVLVPEFTMSTKVARSLQPEHVSYEDAVFNLSRSALLIAAMTQSPDLLLAATEDRLHQNYRAQAMPETDKLVRALRAAGFAAVVSGAGPSVLVLADGPGRRLEAADLAASVADTPWNALMLAVDVKGGTVRDNAGGTTYPT, encoded by the coding sequence ATGAGCCGCTCGGTCGTCGTCCGGGTACCCGCGACGAGCGCCAACCTCGGACCGGGTTTCGACACGCTCGGGCTCGCCCTCAGCGTGTACGACGAGCTCGTCGTCACGCAGCTCGATACCGCAGCGGTCGAGATCGTCGTGTCCGGTGAGGGCGCAGCATCCGTGCCGCTGGACGCGTCGCACCTCGTCGTGCGGTCGATGGCGCACGCCTACGCCGCTGTCGGCCGAACCCTCCCGGGGGTGCGGCTCGAGGCGGTGAACGTCATCCCGCACGGGCGGGGCATGGGCTCGTCGGGGGCCGCGGTCGTCTCGGGGCTGCTCGCGGCGAAGGGGCTGCTGGCCGGCGAGGTGGAGCTCTCGGACGAGACGCTCCTGCGCCTGGCGACCGAGCTCGAGGGTCACCCCGACAACGTCGCCCCCGCGCTCTTCGGCGGTCTCACCATCGCGTGGATGGATGCTGCGTCGCCGCAGCACAAGCAGCTCATCGTGCATCGGGGCGTGTCGCCGCTGGTGCTCGTGCCCGAGTTCACGATGTCGACGAAGGTCGCCCGCAGCCTGCAGCCGGAGCACGTCTCGTACGAGGACGCCGTGTTCAACCTGTCACGCTCCGCGCTGCTCATCGCAGCCATGACGCAGAGCCCCGATCTGCTGCTGGCGGCGACCGAGGACCGGCTGCACCAGAACTACCGCGCACAGGCGATGCCGGAGACCGACAAGCTGGTGCGCGCACTGCGCGCGGCCGGCTTCGCCGCCGTCGTCTCGGGTGCCGGGCCCAGCGTGCTCGTGCTCGCCGACGGCCCCGGTCGACGCCTCGAAGCGGCGGACCTCGCCGCCTCGGTCGCCGACACCCCGTGGAACGCCCTCATGCTCGCCGTCGATGTCAAGGGTGGTACAGTGAGGGACAATGCCGGGGGTACCACGTATCCCACGTGA
- the rho gene encoding transcription termination factor Rho, whose protein sequence is MESISEIRTADAPSEESNAAVDTTPDAAASAESSPETPVAEAPPVPEADAQAVADAAAAEAASAEAAPAEAAPVEAETPAETKPVKAPRKRAPRRAKSTDPKPEEAAAAAEPAAEAAPEPAAEVEPVAEVAQAEAATAEAAAETPVEAPAADAPAEEPAADEAADAETPAEAPTDASAPAEDATAESATAESATAENTSSNADNSENAEDSAPRGRGRSRNRNRNRGNAANGEGGAAENGASNGGTAQSNGRNNGNARGNNNAPEKAEPAPAAETDNEQSNGRNRQRNKRRGPQTTGDEFDTEIGEDDVLIPIAGILDVLDNYAFVRTTGYLPGTSDVYVSLGQVKKYNLRKGDAVVGAIKQPREGEQSGRQKYNALVKVDAINGLSVEDAATRVEFGNLTPLYPQDRLRLETAPEKLTQRIIDLVAPIGKGQRGLIVAPPKAGKTIVLQQIANAIATNNPEVHLMVVLVDERPEEVTDMQRTVKGEVIASTFDRPAEDHTTVAELAIERAKRLVELGRDVVVLLDSITRLGRAYNITAPTSGRVLTGGVDASALYPPKRFFGAARNIENGGSLTILATALVETGSKMDDVIFEEFKGTGNSELRLSRQLADKRIFPAVDVNASSTRREEMLLSADEVKITWKLRRALAGLDPQQALEVVLGKLKETQSNVEFLVQMQKSMPAPTHGGNGSHGHDNSIR, encoded by the coding sequence GTGGAGTCCATCTCCGAGATCCGCACTGCCGACGCGCCGTCCGAAGAATCGAACGCCGCCGTCGACACCACCCCCGACGCCGCGGCATCCGCCGAGTCGTCGCCCGAGACCCCGGTCGCCGAGGCGCCGCCCGTGCCTGAGGCCGACGCCCAGGCCGTCGCCGACGCCGCGGCCGCCGAAGCTGCGTCGGCTGAGGCCGCGCCCGCCGAGGCCGCGCCCGTCGAGGCAGAGACGCCCGCCGAGACGAAGCCCGTCAAGGCGCCGCGCAAGCGCGCACCGCGCCGCGCGAAGAGCACCGACCCCAAGCCCGAGGAAGCCGCAGCCGCTGCGGAGCCGGCCGCCGAGGCCGCGCCGGAGCCGGCCGCCGAGGTCGAGCCCGTCGCCGAGGTCGCGCAGGCCGAGGCCGCGACCGCCGAGGCCGCAGCCGAAACGCCCGTCGAGGCGCCCGCAGCCGACGCTCCCGCCGAGGAGCCCGCCGCCGACGAGGCCGCCGACGCCGAGACCCCCGCGGAGGCCCCGACCGACGCGTCGGCGCCCGCCGAGGACGCGACGGCTGAGAGCGCGACTGCTGAGAGCGCGACTGCAGAGAACACCTCGTCGAACGCAGACAACTCCGAGAACGCCGAAGACTCCGCCCCGCGGGGTCGCGGCCGCAGCCGCAACCGCAACCGCAATCGCGGCAACGCCGCGAACGGCGAGGGCGGCGCCGCCGAGAACGGCGCATCCAACGGCGGCACCGCGCAGAGCAACGGACGCAACAACGGCAACGCGCGCGGCAACAACAACGCGCCCGAGAAGGCCGAACCGGCGCCCGCCGCCGAGACCGACAACGAGCAGTCGAACGGACGCAACCGCCAGCGCAACAAGCGTCGCGGCCCCCAGACCACGGGCGACGAGTTCGACACCGAGATCGGCGAGGATGACGTCCTCATCCCGATCGCCGGCATCCTCGACGTGCTGGACAACTACGCGTTCGTCCGCACCACCGGCTACCTCCCCGGCACCAGCGACGTCTACGTCTCGCTGGGTCAGGTCAAGAAGTACAACCTCCGCAAGGGCGACGCCGTCGTCGGCGCGATCAAGCAGCCCCGTGAGGGCGAGCAGTCGGGCCGTCAGAAGTACAACGCGCTGGTCAAGGTCGACGCGATCAACGGCCTGTCGGTCGAAGACGCGGCCACCCGCGTCGAGTTCGGCAACCTCACCCCGCTCTACCCGCAGGACCGCCTGCGTCTCGAGACGGCGCCCGAGAAGCTGACCCAGCGCATCATCGACCTCGTCGCGCCGATCGGCAAGGGCCAGCGCGGCCTCATCGTCGCGCCTCCCAAGGCCGGCAAGACGATCGTCCTGCAGCAGATCGCGAACGCGATCGCGACGAACAACCCCGAGGTCCACCTCATGGTCGTCCTCGTCGACGAGCGTCCCGAAGAGGTCACCGACATGCAGCGGACGGTCAAGGGCGAGGTCATCGCCTCGACGTTCGACCGCCCCGCCGAAGACCACACCACGGTCGCCGAGCTCGCCATCGAGCGCGCCAAGCGCCTCGTGGAGCTCGGTCGCGACGTCGTCGTCCTGCTCGACTCGATCACACGACTCGGTCGCGCCTACAACATCACCGCGCCGACCTCGGGCCGCGTGCTCACCGGCGGCGTCGATGCATCCGCCCTGTACCCGCCCAAGCGCTTCTTCGGCGCCGCGCGCAACATCGAGAACGGCGGATCGCTCACGATCCTCGCGACGGCCCTCGTCGAGACCGGTTCGAAGATGGACGACGTGATCTTCGAGGAGTTCAAGGGCACCGGCAACAGCGAGCTGCGCCTCAGCCGCCAGCTCGCCGACAAGCGCATCTTCCCGGCCGTCGACGTCAACGCGTCGAGCACCCGTCGCGAAGAGATGCTGCTGTCGGCCGACGAGGTCAAGATCACGTGGAAGCTGCGGCGCGCGCTCGCGGGTCTCGACCCGCAGCAGGCGCTCGAGGTCGTGCTCGGCAAGCTCAAGGAGACGCAGTCCAACGTCGAGTTCCTCGTGCAGATGCAGAAGTCGATGCCTGCCCCGACGCACGGCGGCAACGGCAGCCACGGGCACGACAACAGCATCCGCTGA
- the prfA gene encoding peptide chain release factor 1, which translates to MLESVRGLLEEHKAVELELNDPAVHADAGRAKRVNRRYAELNRIVHAYEAWTQAGDDLAAARELAKEDAAFAEEVPALDELAVATQERLRRLLIPRDPDDARDVIMEIKQGEGGAESALFAADLLRMYLQYAASRGWKTELLERNESDLGGFKDVQVAIKGSSSDPAQGVWASLKYEGGVHRVQRVPATESQGRIHTSTTGVLVFPEVDEPDEVEINPSDLKIDVFRSSGPGGQSVNTTDSAVRITHVPTGIVVSMQNEKSQLQNREAGMRVLRARLLAKQQEERDAIASDARKSQIRGMDRSERIRTYNFPENRIADHRTGYKAYNLDQVMDGALGPIIESAISADEEAQLAALAGDDS; encoded by the coding sequence ATGCTCGAGTCCGTCCGCGGGCTGCTCGAAGAGCACAAAGCGGTCGAGCTCGAACTGAACGATCCCGCGGTGCACGCCGACGCGGGGCGGGCGAAGCGCGTCAACCGTCGTTACGCCGAGCTCAACCGCATCGTCCACGCCTACGAGGCGTGGACGCAGGCGGGCGACGATCTCGCTGCGGCGCGTGAGCTCGCGAAGGAGGACGCGGCGTTCGCCGAGGAGGTGCCCGCGCTCGACGAGCTCGCCGTCGCGACTCAGGAGCGACTCCGCCGCCTGCTGATCCCGCGCGATCCCGACGATGCTCGTGACGTGATCATGGAGATCAAGCAGGGCGAGGGGGGCGCGGAGAGCGCGTTGTTCGCGGCCGACCTGCTGCGGATGTACCTGCAGTACGCCGCCTCCCGCGGCTGGAAGACCGAGCTGCTCGAGCGCAACGAGTCCGACCTGGGCGGCTTCAAAGACGTGCAGGTCGCGATCAAGGGCTCCTCGAGCGACCCCGCGCAGGGAGTGTGGGCGAGCCTCAAGTACGAGGGCGGGGTGCACCGCGTGCAGCGGGTGCCCGCGACCGAGTCGCAGGGCCGTATCCACACCTCGACCACCGGCGTGCTCGTCTTCCCCGAGGTCGACGAGCCCGACGAGGTCGAGATCAACCCGAGCGACCTGAAGATCGACGTGTTCCGCTCGTCGGGTCCGGGCGGTCAGTCGGTCAACACGACCGACTCGGCTGTGCGCATCACGCACGTGCCGACCGGGATCGTCGTGTCGATGCAGAACGAGAAGAGCCAGCTGCAGAACCGCGAGGCCGGCATGCGCGTGCTGCGCGCCCGGCTCCTGGCGAAGCAGCAGGAGGAGCGCGACGCGATCGCCTCCGACGCGCGGAAGTCGCAGATCCGCGGCATGGACCGCTCCGAGCGCATCCGCACCTACAACTTCCCCGAGAACCGCATCGCCGACCACCGCACCGGCTACAAGGCCTACAACCTCGACCAGGTGATGGACGGCGCCCTCGGCCCGATCATCGAGTCGGCCATCTCCGCCGACGAGGAAGCCCAGCTGGCCGCTCTCGCCGGCGACGACTCCTGA
- a CDS encoding amidase — protein sequence MTELHELTAVELAGALRRGDITPTAAAAHYLARIEHHAALGAFAEVTPHAAFERADAVGRSPVRGPLHGVPLADKDLVARAGVPTRYGSLARREFVPAASDPLAAALDDAGAVNLGKTATSEFGLTGYTEPRTGRPARDPWNPANGAGGSSGGAAVAVAAGLLPFAVASDGGGSIRIPAATVGVVGLKPSRGRLPIGSGFDAPDGLAVTGPIARTVADAAFLLDALVGLAPFRYATRAPGDGPFLAAATTPPDQLRIGVTTISPWDDSEDIRVDEAASAAVEAAASALTALGHGADDARWRPRGYAELFRVLWRASAARIPLSDADLDVVEPLTAWLVRQGRGLAASDLLGALSAARVFERETIEAFAPFDAVLTPALALPPQRVGWYDGLGPERTFARQVEYAPFSSFVNVAGLPAVTVPFTRDSSGHPVSVQLIGRPGGEATILALAAQLEAVRGPLPHPPNE from the coding sequence GTGACCGAGCTGCACGAGCTGACCGCCGTCGAACTGGCCGGCGCCCTGCGTCGCGGCGACATCACCCCGACGGCGGCGGCGGCCCACTACCTGGCCCGTATCGAGCACCATGCGGCTCTCGGAGCGTTCGCCGAGGTCACGCCGCACGCGGCCTTCGAGCGAGCGGATGCTGTGGGCCGCTCCCCCGTCCGGGGGCCGCTGCACGGCGTGCCGCTGGCCGACAAGGACCTCGTCGCGCGCGCCGGCGTGCCCACGCGCTACGGCTCGCTCGCGCGGCGGGAGTTCGTCCCCGCAGCATCCGATCCCCTCGCCGCAGCGCTCGACGACGCCGGAGCGGTGAACCTCGGGAAGACCGCGACGAGCGAGTTCGGCCTCACGGGCTACACCGAGCCGCGCACCGGCAGGCCGGCCCGCGACCCGTGGAACCCCGCGAACGGCGCGGGGGGCTCGAGCGGCGGCGCCGCCGTGGCCGTCGCCGCGGGGCTGCTGCCCTTCGCGGTCGCCTCAGACGGCGGCGGGTCGATCCGCATCCCGGCGGCGACCGTGGGCGTGGTGGGGCTCAAGCCCTCGCGCGGACGGCTGCCGATCGGGTCGGGCTTCGACGCGCCCGACGGCCTCGCCGTGACCGGGCCCATCGCCCGCACCGTCGCCGACGCCGCCTTCCTGCTCGACGCGCTGGTCGGCCTCGCCCCGTTCCGGTACGCCACCCGCGCGCCGGGCGACGGACCGTTCCTCGCGGCAGCGACCACCCCGCCCGACCAGCTGCGCATCGGCGTGACGACGATCTCGCCGTGGGACGACAGTGAAGACATCCGTGTCGACGAGGCCGCCTCGGCGGCGGTCGAGGCGGCCGCATCGGCTCTGACCGCCCTCGGGCACGGGGCGGATGATGCACGGTGGAGGCCCCGGGGCTACGCGGAGCTCTTCCGGGTGCTCTGGCGGGCGAGCGCCGCGCGGATCCCCCTGAGCGACGCCGATCTCGACGTCGTCGAGCCGCTGACGGCTTGGCTCGTCCGTCAGGGGCGCGGGCTCGCCGCATCCGACCTCCTCGGCGCCCTGAGCGCCGCCCGGGTGTTCGAGCGCGAGACGATCGAGGCGTTCGCACCGTTCGACGCCGTGCTGACGCCCGCGCTCGCCCTGCCGCCCCAGCGGGTGGGCTGGTACGACGGGCTCGGGCCGGAGCGCACGTTCGCGCGTCAGGTCGAGTACGCCCCGTTCAGCAGCTTCGTGAACGTCGCCGGCCTGCCGGCGGTCACGGTTCCGTTCACCCGGGACTCCTCGGGCCACCCCGTCTCGGTGCAGCTGATCGGCCGACCGGGTGGCGAGGCCACCATCCTCGCGCTGGCCGCCCAGCTGGAGGCCGTGCGCGGACCGCTCCCGCACCCGCCGAACGAATGA
- the epsC gene encoding serine O-acetyltransferase EpsC → MAFGSRIREDLAAAKLRDPAARGTLEIALLYPGLHAIWAHRVWHRLWRAGWRFPARLGSQVTRWVTGIEIHPGAVIGRRFFIDHGMGVVIGETAEVGDDVLLYHGVTLGGRQREGGKRHPTIGDGVAVGAGAKILGPITIGARTAVGANAVVTRDAAEDSVLVGVPARARARRTGEDTRALLTAPEYSI, encoded by the coding sequence GTGGCGTTCGGCAGCCGCATCCGCGAAGACCTCGCGGCCGCGAAGCTCCGGGATCCCGCCGCGCGCGGGACGCTGGAGATCGCGCTGCTCTACCCGGGTCTGCACGCGATCTGGGCGCACCGCGTCTGGCACCGCCTGTGGCGCGCCGGCTGGCGCTTCCCCGCTCGTCTGGGATCGCAGGTCACCCGCTGGGTGACCGGCATCGAGATCCACCCCGGTGCGGTGATCGGACGACGGTTCTTCATCGATCACGGAATGGGCGTCGTGATCGGCGAGACCGCGGAGGTCGGCGACGACGTGCTGCTCTACCACGGGGTCACGCTCGGCGGCCGGCAGCGCGAGGGCGGCAAGAGGCACCCGACCATCGGCGACGGCGTCGCCGTCGGCGCCGGGGCGAAGATCCTCGGGCCGATCACGATCGGTGCGCGCACCGCGGTCGGCGCGAACGCCGTGGTCACCCGCGACGCGGCCGAGGACAGCGTGCTCGTCGGCGTCCCCGCGAGGGCACGAGCCCGACGCACGGGCGAGGACACCCGCGCACTGCTGACCGCACCCGAGTACTCGATCTAG
- the cysK gene encoding cysteine synthase A translates to MPGIHPDITSAFGETPLVRLNRVAERVEATILAKLEFYNPAGSVKDRLGIAIVDAAEASGELKPGGTIVESTSGNTGIALAMVGAARGYRVILTMPASMSKERRLLLKAFGAELVLTDPTKGMSYAVDEAKRIVAETPGAVWARQFENEANPEIHRKTTAEEILRDTDGKVDYFVAGIGTGGTITGVGQVLKERVPGVKIVAVEPSDSPILTKGHPGPHKIQGIGPNFVPAILDRDLIDEVIDVEFDDAIRLARDTATKDGILVGMSSGAAIWAALEIAKRPEAAGKNIVVIIPSFGERYLSTALYENLRED, encoded by the coding sequence ATGCCCGGCATCCATCCCGACATCACCTCCGCGTTCGGCGAGACCCCGCTGGTGCGGCTGAATCGCGTCGCCGAGCGGGTCGAGGCGACCATCCTCGCCAAGCTCGAGTTCTACAACCCGGCAGGAAGCGTCAAGGACCGCCTCGGCATCGCGATCGTGGACGCCGCGGAGGCGTCCGGCGAGCTCAAGCCCGGCGGAACGATCGTGGAGTCCACGAGCGGCAACACCGGCATCGCTTTGGCGATGGTGGGTGCCGCCCGCGGCTACCGGGTGATCCTCACGATGCCGGCCTCGATGTCGAAGGAGCGGCGTCTGCTGCTGAAGGCGTTCGGCGCCGAGCTCGTGCTCACCGACCCGACCAAGGGCATGTCGTACGCCGTCGACGAGGCCAAGCGCATCGTGGCCGAGACCCCCGGCGCGGTGTGGGCGCGGCAGTTCGAGAACGAGGCGAACCCCGAGATCCACCGGAAGACCACCGCCGAGGAGATCCTTCGCGACACCGACGGCAAGGTCGACTACTTCGTCGCCGGCATCGGAACGGGCGGCACCATCACCGGTGTCGGACAGGTGCTGAAGGAGCGCGTGCCGGGCGTGAAGATCGTCGCCGTCGAGCCGTCGGACTCCCCCATCCTCACGAAGGGTCACCCCGGACCCCACAAGATCCAGGGAATCGGGCCGAACTTCGTGCCGGCGATCCTCGACCGCGACCTCATCGACGAGGTCATCGACGTCGAGTTCGACGATGCCATCCGACTGGCCCGCGACACCGCCACGAAGGACGGCATCCTCGTCGGCATGTCCAGCGGCGCGGCCATCTGGGCAGCTCTGGAGATCGCCAAGCGCCCCGAGGCCGCCGGCAAGAACATCGTCGTGATCATCCCCTCGTTCGGCGAGCGATACCTCTCCACGGCGCTGTACGAGAACCTGCGCGAGGACTGA
- the prmC gene encoding peptide chain release factor N(5)-glutamine methyltransferase, which produces MPEPVPPLASSVDVPLADLVRSAGARLGRAGVTDPAVDAELLAAHVLGTSRGAVQGAAIRGDSITAALASQFDALVERRCARVPLQHLTGVAPFRHLELAVGPGVFVPRPETEMVAQLAIDALRAAASASPIAVDLGTGSGAIALSLATEVPHARVFAAENSVDAFVWTKENAARIGADNLRLAFIDLEHAFEDLDGTVSVVVSNPPYVPDAAIPRDPEVRHYDPPAALYGGEDGLDVVRTLSHVGLRLAHPGGLIVIEHGEWQGEAIRAILAADGWQATATHPDLTMRDRATTALRPA; this is translated from the coding sequence ATGCCCGAGCCCGTCCCCCCGCTCGCGTCGTCCGTCGACGTGCCCCTCGCCGACCTCGTGCGCTCCGCCGGGGCGCGACTGGGCCGTGCGGGCGTGACCGATCCCGCGGTCGACGCCGAGCTTCTCGCCGCCCACGTCCTCGGCACCAGTCGCGGCGCCGTACAGGGCGCGGCGATCCGGGGCGACAGCATCACGGCGGCCCTCGCGTCGCAGTTCGATGCGCTCGTGGAGCGGCGCTGCGCCCGTGTGCCGCTGCAGCACCTCACCGGGGTCGCACCGTTCCGTCACCTCGAGCTCGCGGTCGGTCCCGGGGTGTTCGTGCCCCGGCCCGAGACCGAGATGGTCGCCCAGCTCGCGATCGACGCGCTGCGCGCCGCAGCATCCGCCTCCCCGATCGCGGTCGACCTCGGGACCGGCAGCGGCGCCATCGCGCTGTCGCTCGCGACGGAGGTGCCGCACGCCCGGGTGTTCGCGGCCGAGAACTCCGTCGACGCCTTCGTGTGGACGAAGGAGAACGCCGCACGCATCGGCGCCGACAACCTGCGGCTCGCCTTCATCGACCTCGAGCACGCGTTCGAGGACCTCGACGGCACGGTATCGGTGGTCGTGTCGAATCCGCCGTATGTGCCGGATGCGGCGATCCCGCGCGATCCGGAGGTGCGTCACTACGACCCGCCCGCCGCCCTGTACGGAGGCGAGGACGGTCTCGACGTCGTCCGCACCCTCAGCCACGTGGGGCTGCGCCTGGCCCACCCCGGCGGGCTCATCGTCATCGAGCACGGCGAGTGGCAGGGCGAGGCCATTCGCGCGATCCTCGCGGCCGACGGCTGGCAGGCCACGGCCACCCACCCCGACCTGACGATGCGCGATCGGGCGACGACGGCACTGCGACCCGCGTAG
- a CDS encoding L-threonylcarbamoyladenylate synthase has protein sequence MSPVYDSRDEAQLLSGMRHARQAIGRGELVVLPTDTVYGIAANAFDAGAVTRLLQAKGRGREQPPPVLVAGVSTLRALVAEIPEPVERLVEEFWPGGLTIILPAQPSLSWDLGDTRGTVAVRMPAHNLTLELLEECGPLAVSSANLTGRPAATTIDEARDMLETSVEVYIDAGPSETGIASTIVDATSLVGGSEPLVRVLREGAVDRERLRAVLGDLLEPDPPLSGAVALDETGSEGAERREVAADDEPDAAAGGSA, from the coding sequence ATGTCACCCGTTTATGACAGCCGTGACGAGGCACAACTTCTCTCCGGCATGCGCCACGCCCGTCAGGCCATCGGCCGCGGCGAGCTCGTCGTGCTGCCCACCGACACCGTGTACGGCATCGCCGCCAACGCGTTCGACGCCGGCGCCGTCACTCGTCTGCTCCAGGCGAAGGGTCGTGGCCGCGAGCAGCCGCCACCCGTGCTGGTCGCCGGCGTCAGCACGCTGCGCGCGCTCGTCGCCGAGATCCCCGAGCCGGTCGAGCGCCTCGTCGAGGAGTTCTGGCCCGGCGGTCTGACGATCATCCTCCCCGCCCAGCCCTCGCTGTCGTGGGACCTCGGCGACACTCGCGGCACTGTGGCGGTGCGCATGCCCGCCCACAACCTCACCCTCGAGCTCCTCGAGGAGTGCGGACCGCTCGCCGTCTCGAGCGCCAACCTCACCGGGCGCCCCGCCGCGACGACCATCGACGAGGCCCGCGACATGCTCGAGACCTCGGTCGAGGTCTACATCGACGCCGGTCCCTCCGAGACGGGGATCGCCTCGACCATCGTCGACGCCACGAGCCTCGTGGGCGGCAGCGAGCCTCTCGTGCGGGTGCTGCGCGAGGGCGCGGTCGACCGCGAGCGCCTGCGCGCCGTGCTCGGAGACCTGCTCGAGCCCGACCCCCCGCTTTCCGGCGCGGTCGCGCTCGACGAGACCGGGTCGGAGGGCGCAGAGCGCCGAGAGGTCGCAGCCGACGACGAGCCGGATGCTGCGGCCGGCGGCTCGGCGTGA